The Rhinopithecus roxellana isolate Shanxi Qingling chromosome 14, ASM756505v1, whole genome shotgun sequence genome includes a window with the following:
- the PRKAG3 gene encoding 5'-AMP-activated protein kinase subunit gamma-3 isoform X4 has product MEPELEHALHRTPSWSSLGGSEHQGPIPLPEMSFLEQEDSSSWPSPAVTSSSERIRRKRRAKSSRWTRQEAVKEGEPPGQGQATGSSTDEVELATEFPATEAWQYELEGLVEERPAPCPSPQALFPKLGWDDELQKPGAQIYMRFMQEHTCYDAMATSSKLVIFDTTLEIKKAFFALVANGVRAAPLWDSKKQSFVGMLTITDFILVLHRYYRSPLVQIYEIEQHKIETWREIYLQGCFKPLVSISPNDSLFEAVYTLIKNRIHRLPVLDPVSGNVLHILTHKRLLKFLHIFGSLLPRPSFLYRTIQDLGIGTFRDLAVVLETAPILTALDIFVDRRVSALPVVNECGQVVGLYSRFDVIHLAAQQTYNHLDMSVGEALRQRTLCLEGVLSCQPHESLGEVIDRIAQEQVHRLVLVDETQHLLGVVSLSDILQALVLSPAGIDALGA; this is encoded by the exons ATGGAGCCAGAGCTGGAACACGCACTGCACAGG ACCCCTTCCTGGAGCAGCCTTGGGGGTTCTGAGCATCAAG GCCCCATTCCCCTTCCAGAGATGAGCTTCCTAGAGCAAGAAGACAGCAGCTCATGGCCATCACCAGCTGTGACCAGCAGCTCAGAAAGAATCCGCAGGAAACGGAGGGCCAAGTCCTCGAGATGGACAAGGCAGGAGGCAGTGAAGGAAGGGGAGCCACCGGGTCAGGGGCAAG CTACAGGCTCCAGCACAGATGAAGTGGAGCTGGCCACGGAGTTCCCAGCCACAGAGGCCTGGCAGTATGAGCTAGAAGGCCTGGTTGAAGAGAGGCCTGCCCCATGCCCGTCCCCACAAGCCCTGTTTCCCAAGCTGGGCTGGGATGACGAACTGCAGAAACCTGGCGCCCAGATCTACATGCGCTTCATGCAGGAGCACACCTGCTATGATGCCATGGCAACTAGCTCCAAGCTGGTCATCTTCGACACCACGCTGGAG ATCAAGAAGGCCTTCTTTGCTCTGGTGGCCAACGGTGTGCGGGCAGCCCCTCTGTGGGACAGCAAGAAGCAGAGCTTTGTGG GGATGCTGACCATCACTGACTTCATCCTGGTGCTGCATCGCTACTACAGGTCCCCCCTG GTCCAGATCTATGAGATTGAACAACATAAGATTGAGACCTGGAGGG AGATCTACCTGCAAGGCTGCTTCAAGCCTCTGGTCTCCATCTCTCCTAATGACAG CCTGTTTGAAGCTGTCTACACCCTCATCAAGAACCGGATCCATCGCCTGCCTGTTCTGGACCCGGTGTCAGGCAACGTACTCCACATCCTCACGCACAAACGCCTGCTCAAGTTCCTGCACATCTTT GGTTCCCTGCTGCCCCGGCCCTCCTTCCTCTACCGCACTATCCAAGATTTGGGCATCGGCACATTCCGAGACTTGGCTGTGGTGCTGGAGACAGCACCCATCCTGACTGCACTGGACATCTTTGTGGATCGGCGTGTGTCTGCACTGCCTGTGGTCAACGAATGTG GTCAGGTCGTGGGACTCTATTCCCGCTTTGATGTGATC CACCTGGCTGCCCAGCAAACCTACAACCACCTGGACATGAGTGTGGGAGAAGCTCTGAGGCAGAGGACACTATGTCTGGAGGGAGTCCTTTCCTGCCAACCCCATGAGAGCTTGGGGGAAGTGATCGACAGGATTGCTCAGGAGCAG GTACACCGGCTGGTGCTAGTGGACGAGACCCAGCATCTCTTGGGCGTGGTCTCCCTCTCCGACATCCTTCAGGCACTGGTGCTCAGCCCTGCTGGCATCGATGCCCTCGGGGCCTGA
- the PRKAG3 gene encoding 5'-AMP-activated protein kinase subunit gamma-3 isoform X1 — translation MEPELEHALHRTPSWSSLGGSEHQGPIPLPEMSFLEQEDSSSWPSPAVTSSSERIRRKRRAKSSRWTRQEAVKEGEPPGQGQGPWSRPAAESTGLEATFPKAAPLAQADPARVGTPPTGWDCLPSDCIASATGSSTDEVELATEFPATEAWQYELEGLVEERPAPCPSPQALFPKLGWDDELQKPGAQIYMRFMQEHTCYDAMATSSKLVIFDTTLEIKKAFFALVANGVRAAPLWDSKKQSFVGMLTITDFILVLHRYYRSPLVQIYEIEQHKIETWREIYLQGCFKPLVSISPNDSLFEAVYTLIKNRIHRLPVLDPVSGNVLHILTHKRLLKFLHIFGSLLPRPSFLYRTIQDLGIGTFRDLAVVLETAPILTALDIFVDRRVSALPVVNECGQVVGLYSRFDVIHLAAQQTYNHLDMSVGEALRQRTLCLEGVLSCQPHESLGEVIDRIAQEQVHRLVLVDETQHLLGVVSLSDILQALVLSPAGIDALGA, via the exons ATGGAGCCAGAGCTGGAACACGCACTGCACAGG ACCCCTTCCTGGAGCAGCCTTGGGGGTTCTGAGCATCAAG GCCCCATTCCCCTTCCAGAGATGAGCTTCCTAGAGCAAGAAGACAGCAGCTCATGGCCATCACCAGCTGTGACCAGCAGCTCAGAAAGAATCCGCAGGAAACGGAGGGCCAAGTCCTCGAGATGGACAAGGCAGGAGGCAGTGAAGGAAGGGGAGCCACCGGGTCAGGGGCAAG GTCCCTGGTCCAGGCCAGCTGCTGAGTCCACCGGGCTGGAGGCCACATTCCCTAAGGCCGCACCCTTGGCTCAAGCTGATCCTGCCAGAGTAGGCACTCCACCAACAGGGTGGGACTGCCTCCCCTCTGACTGTATAGCCTCAGCTACAGGCTCCAGCACAGATGAAGTGGAGCTGGCCACGGAGTTCCCAGCCACAGAGGCCTGGCAGTATGAGCTAGAAGGCCTGGTTGAAGAGAGGCCTGCCCCATGCCCGTCCCCACAAGCCCTGTTTCCCAAGCTGGGCTGGGATGACGAACTGCAGAAACCTGGCGCCCAGATCTACATGCGCTTCATGCAGGAGCACACCTGCTATGATGCCATGGCAACTAGCTCCAAGCTGGTCATCTTCGACACCACGCTGGAG ATCAAGAAGGCCTTCTTTGCTCTGGTGGCCAACGGTGTGCGGGCAGCCCCTCTGTGGGACAGCAAGAAGCAGAGCTTTGTGG GGATGCTGACCATCACTGACTTCATCCTGGTGCTGCATCGCTACTACAGGTCCCCCCTG GTCCAGATCTATGAGATTGAACAACATAAGATTGAGACCTGGAGGG AGATCTACCTGCAAGGCTGCTTCAAGCCTCTGGTCTCCATCTCTCCTAATGACAG CCTGTTTGAAGCTGTCTACACCCTCATCAAGAACCGGATCCATCGCCTGCCTGTTCTGGACCCGGTGTCAGGCAACGTACTCCACATCCTCACGCACAAACGCCTGCTCAAGTTCCTGCACATCTTT GGTTCCCTGCTGCCCCGGCCCTCCTTCCTCTACCGCACTATCCAAGATTTGGGCATCGGCACATTCCGAGACTTGGCTGTGGTGCTGGAGACAGCACCCATCCTGACTGCACTGGACATCTTTGTGGATCGGCGTGTGTCTGCACTGCCTGTGGTCAACGAATGTG GTCAGGTCGTGGGACTCTATTCCCGCTTTGATGTGATC CACCTGGCTGCCCAGCAAACCTACAACCACCTGGACATGAGTGTGGGAGAAGCTCTGAGGCAGAGGACACTATGTCTGGAGGGAGTCCTTTCCTGCCAACCCCATGAGAGCTTGGGGGAAGTGATCGACAGGATTGCTCAGGAGCAG GTACACCGGCTGGTGCTAGTGGACGAGACCCAGCATCTCTTGGGCGTGGTCTCCCTCTCCGACATCCTTCAGGCACTGGTGCTCAGCCCTGCTGGCATCGATGCCCTCGGGGCCTGA
- the PRKAG3 gene encoding 5'-AMP-activated protein kinase subunit gamma-3 isoform X2, with the protein MEPELEHALHRTPSWSSLGGSEHQEMSFLEQEDSSSWPSPAVTSSSERIRRKRRAKSSRWTRQEAVKEGEPPGQGQGPWSRPAAESTGLEATFPKAAPLAQADPARVGTPPTGWDCLPSDCIASATGSSTDEVELATEFPATEAWQYELEGLVEERPAPCPSPQALFPKLGWDDELQKPGAQIYMRFMQEHTCYDAMATSSKLVIFDTTLEIKKAFFALVANGVRAAPLWDSKKQSFVGMLTITDFILVLHRYYRSPLVQIYEIEQHKIETWREIYLQGCFKPLVSISPNDSLFEAVYTLIKNRIHRLPVLDPVSGNVLHILTHKRLLKFLHIFGSLLPRPSFLYRTIQDLGIGTFRDLAVVLETAPILTALDIFVDRRVSALPVVNECGQVVGLYSRFDVIHLAAQQTYNHLDMSVGEALRQRTLCLEGVLSCQPHESLGEVIDRIAQEQVHRLVLVDETQHLLGVVSLSDILQALVLSPAGIDALGA; encoded by the exons ATGGAGCCAGAGCTGGAACACGCACTGCACAGG ACCCCTTCCTGGAGCAGCCTTGGGGGTTCTGAGCATCAAG AGATGAGCTTCCTAGAGCAAGAAGACAGCAGCTCATGGCCATCACCAGCTGTGACCAGCAGCTCAGAAAGAATCCGCAGGAAACGGAGGGCCAAGTCCTCGAGATGGACAAGGCAGGAGGCAGTGAAGGAAGGGGAGCCACCGGGTCAGGGGCAAG GTCCCTGGTCCAGGCCAGCTGCTGAGTCCACCGGGCTGGAGGCCACATTCCCTAAGGCCGCACCCTTGGCTCAAGCTGATCCTGCCAGAGTAGGCACTCCACCAACAGGGTGGGACTGCCTCCCCTCTGACTGTATAGCCTCAGCTACAGGCTCCAGCACAGATGAAGTGGAGCTGGCCACGGAGTTCCCAGCCACAGAGGCCTGGCAGTATGAGCTAGAAGGCCTGGTTGAAGAGAGGCCTGCCCCATGCCCGTCCCCACAAGCCCTGTTTCCCAAGCTGGGCTGGGATGACGAACTGCAGAAACCTGGCGCCCAGATCTACATGCGCTTCATGCAGGAGCACACCTGCTATGATGCCATGGCAACTAGCTCCAAGCTGGTCATCTTCGACACCACGCTGGAG ATCAAGAAGGCCTTCTTTGCTCTGGTGGCCAACGGTGTGCGGGCAGCCCCTCTGTGGGACAGCAAGAAGCAGAGCTTTGTGG GGATGCTGACCATCACTGACTTCATCCTGGTGCTGCATCGCTACTACAGGTCCCCCCTG GTCCAGATCTATGAGATTGAACAACATAAGATTGAGACCTGGAGGG AGATCTACCTGCAAGGCTGCTTCAAGCCTCTGGTCTCCATCTCTCCTAATGACAG CCTGTTTGAAGCTGTCTACACCCTCATCAAGAACCGGATCCATCGCCTGCCTGTTCTGGACCCGGTGTCAGGCAACGTACTCCACATCCTCACGCACAAACGCCTGCTCAAGTTCCTGCACATCTTT GGTTCCCTGCTGCCCCGGCCCTCCTTCCTCTACCGCACTATCCAAGATTTGGGCATCGGCACATTCCGAGACTTGGCTGTGGTGCTGGAGACAGCACCCATCCTGACTGCACTGGACATCTTTGTGGATCGGCGTGTGTCTGCACTGCCTGTGGTCAACGAATGTG GTCAGGTCGTGGGACTCTATTCCCGCTTTGATGTGATC CACCTGGCTGCCCAGCAAACCTACAACCACCTGGACATGAGTGTGGGAGAAGCTCTGAGGCAGAGGACACTATGTCTGGAGGGAGTCCTTTCCTGCCAACCCCATGAGAGCTTGGGGGAAGTGATCGACAGGATTGCTCAGGAGCAG GTACACCGGCTGGTGCTAGTGGACGAGACCCAGCATCTCTTGGGCGTGGTCTCCCTCTCCGACATCCTTCAGGCACTGGTGCTCAGCCCTGCTGGCATCGATGCCCTCGGGGCCTGA
- the PRKAG3 gene encoding 5'-AMP-activated protein kinase subunit gamma-3 isoform X3: MSFLEQEDSSSWPSPAVTSSSERIRRKRRAKSSRWTRQEAVKEGEPPGQGQGPWSRPAAESTGLEATFPKAAPLAQADPARVGTPPTGWDCLPSDCIASATGSSTDEVELATEFPATEAWQYELEGLVEERPAPCPSPQALFPKLGWDDELQKPGAQIYMRFMQEHTCYDAMATSSKLVIFDTTLEIKKAFFALVANGVRAAPLWDSKKQSFVGMLTITDFILVLHRYYRSPLVQIYEIEQHKIETWREIYLQGCFKPLVSISPNDSLFEAVYTLIKNRIHRLPVLDPVSGNVLHILTHKRLLKFLHIFGSLLPRPSFLYRTIQDLGIGTFRDLAVVLETAPILTALDIFVDRRVSALPVVNECGQVVGLYSRFDVIHLAAQQTYNHLDMSVGEALRQRTLCLEGVLSCQPHESLGEVIDRIAQEQVHRLVLVDETQHLLGVVSLSDILQALVLSPAGIDALGA, encoded by the exons ATGAGCTTCCTAGAGCAAGAAGACAGCAGCTCATGGCCATCACCAGCTGTGACCAGCAGCTCAGAAAGAATCCGCAGGAAACGGAGGGCCAAGTCCTCGAGATGGACAAGGCAGGAGGCAGTGAAGGAAGGGGAGCCACCGGGTCAGGGGCAAG GTCCCTGGTCCAGGCCAGCTGCTGAGTCCACCGGGCTGGAGGCCACATTCCCTAAGGCCGCACCCTTGGCTCAAGCTGATCCTGCCAGAGTAGGCACTCCACCAACAGGGTGGGACTGCCTCCCCTCTGACTGTATAGCCTCAGCTACAGGCTCCAGCACAGATGAAGTGGAGCTGGCCACGGAGTTCCCAGCCACAGAGGCCTGGCAGTATGAGCTAGAAGGCCTGGTTGAAGAGAGGCCTGCCCCATGCCCGTCCCCACAAGCCCTGTTTCCCAAGCTGGGCTGGGATGACGAACTGCAGAAACCTGGCGCCCAGATCTACATGCGCTTCATGCAGGAGCACACCTGCTATGATGCCATGGCAACTAGCTCCAAGCTGGTCATCTTCGACACCACGCTGGAG ATCAAGAAGGCCTTCTTTGCTCTGGTGGCCAACGGTGTGCGGGCAGCCCCTCTGTGGGACAGCAAGAAGCAGAGCTTTGTGG GGATGCTGACCATCACTGACTTCATCCTGGTGCTGCATCGCTACTACAGGTCCCCCCTG GTCCAGATCTATGAGATTGAACAACATAAGATTGAGACCTGGAGGG AGATCTACCTGCAAGGCTGCTTCAAGCCTCTGGTCTCCATCTCTCCTAATGACAG CCTGTTTGAAGCTGTCTACACCCTCATCAAGAACCGGATCCATCGCCTGCCTGTTCTGGACCCGGTGTCAGGCAACGTACTCCACATCCTCACGCACAAACGCCTGCTCAAGTTCCTGCACATCTTT GGTTCCCTGCTGCCCCGGCCCTCCTTCCTCTACCGCACTATCCAAGATTTGGGCATCGGCACATTCCGAGACTTGGCTGTGGTGCTGGAGACAGCACCCATCCTGACTGCACTGGACATCTTTGTGGATCGGCGTGTGTCTGCACTGCCTGTGGTCAACGAATGTG GTCAGGTCGTGGGACTCTATTCCCGCTTTGATGTGATC CACCTGGCTGCCCAGCAAACCTACAACCACCTGGACATGAGTGTGGGAGAAGCTCTGAGGCAGAGGACACTATGTCTGGAGGGAGTCCTTTCCTGCCAACCCCATGAGAGCTTGGGGGAAGTGATCGACAGGATTGCTCAGGAGCAG GTACACCGGCTGGTGCTAGTGGACGAGACCCAGCATCTCTTGGGCGTGGTCTCCCTCTCCGACATCCTTCAGGCACTGGTGCTCAGCCCTGCTGGCATCGATGCCCTCGGGGCCTGA